Proteins from one Penaeus vannamei isolate JL-2024 chromosome 8, ASM4276789v1, whole genome shotgun sequence genomic window:
- the LOC113809312 gene encoding copine-8 isoform X2, with translation MNRMQAGGTSPMGQPPGPPQVVPMSKVELSVSAKDLKNKDVMSKSDPVCVIYMKETGQDRFYEIGRTEMVKDSLSPQWMRKFEVDYRFEERQVLKFAVFDWDNKSTSTDNQDSLGSVECSLGEIMASQGSQLSKTIQGGSGVLLVQGDEMSASKEVVTMNFSGSGLDKKDTFGKSDPFLIFYRCNDNSSYLPVHKTEYIKKTLDPVWKPIIVPARILCAGDQNRSIKIECYDWDSDGGHDLIGECYTNLARLQEGPGTSNAYQLINPKKKAKKSSYKDSGKLILNSITTHVEPTFLDYIRGGTQIHFTVAVDFTASNGDPRTQGSLHYRQAGVDNQYSLAIKSVGEIIQDYDSDKMFPALGFGGRIPPNWEVSHEFFLNGTADSPYCQGVAGILQAYYHSLQTVGLYGPTNFSPVINHVAQFARSHQDGNNYFVLLIITDGIITDLPDTRKALVSVSSLPMSVIIVGVGNEDFSAMEQLDGDEQRLSFGGRYAERDIVQFVELRKHLTVGSSGQYSQARLAKDVLAEIPQQMVSWMKSRGHQPKPPTVAGPCNTYGFE, from the exons AATGCAGGCTGGTGGTACTTCACCCATGGGGCAGCCCCCAGGTCCCCCTCAGGTTGTGCCAATGTCAAAAGTTGAGCTGTCTGTGTCAGCCAA GGATCTGAAAAATAAGGACGTGATGAGCAAAAGTGACCCTGTCTGTGTGATCTACATGAAGGAGACTGGACAGGACCGATTTTATGAAATTGGCCGCACTGAGATGGTCAAGGACTCCCTTAGCCCACAGTGGATGCGCAAGTTTGAGGTTGATTATCGGTTTGAGGAGAGACAG gTCCTTAAATTTGCAGTATTTGACTGGGATAACAAGAGCACAAGCACAGACAATCAGGACTCTCTAGGAAGTGTGGAATGCTCCTTAGGGGAAATTATGGCTAGTCAAGGCTCACAG CTAAGCAAGACAATTCAGGGTGGGAGTGGAGTTTTGCTAGTGCAAGGTGATGAAATGTCAGCTTCAAAAGAAGTTGTGACAATGAACTTCTCTGGTTCTGGCCTTGACAAGAAGGATACCTTTGGGAAGAGCGACCCATTCCTTATCTTTTACCGCTGCAATGACAACAGCTCTTATCTCCCTGTCCATAAAACTGAGTATATCAAGAAGACATTGGATCCGGTCTGGAAACCAATAATTGTACCTGCGAGGATTCTCTGTGCTGGAGACCAGAATCGGAGCATCAAGATTGAATGCTATGACTGGGACTCAGATGGAGGTCATGACCTGATTGGTGAATGTTACACCAACCTAGCAAG ACTTCAGGAAGGTCCTGGGACCAGCAATGCCTACCAGCTGATCAATCccaagaaaaaggcaaagaagtCATCATATAAGGACTCAGGAAAGCTGATTCTTAACTCAATAACAACCCATGTGGAGCCAACCTTCTTGGACTACATCCGTGGTGGAACTCAGATCCACTTCACAGTTGCAGTAGATTTCACAGCTTCCAATGGTGATCCTCGCACTCAAGGGTCTCTCCACTATCGCCAAGCAGGAGTGGACAACCAGTACTCTCTGGCAATCAAGTCTGTTGGAGAGATCATTCAGGACTATGATTCAG ataAGATGTTTCCTGCCCTTGGCTTTGGTGGCCGTATTCCTCCTAATTGGGAAGTGAGCCACGAGTTCTTCCTTAATGGTACTGCAGACAGCCCTTATTGCCAGGGTGTGGCAGGGATACTCCAGGCTTATTACCATTCATTACAGACAG TTGGTCTGTATGGCCCTACCAACTTCTCCCCAGTGATAAATCATGTGGCTCAATTTGCAAGAAGTCACCAAGATGGGAAcaattattttgttcttttgattATCACTGATGGCATCATCACTG ATCTGCCAGACACTCGCAAGGCTTTAGTTTCCGTCTCTAGCCTACCCATGTCTGTGATCATCGTTGGGGTGGGTAATGAAGACTTCTCGGCAATGGAGCAGCTGGATGGTGATGAGCAGAGACTCAGCTTTGGAGGAAGATATGCCGAGAGAGATATTGTCCAGTTCGTAG AGCTAAGAAAGCATTTGACCGTAGGCTCGAGCGGTCAATACAGCCAAGCCAGACTAGCCAAAGATGTCCTGGCAGAAATCCCTCAGCAGATGGTATCTTGGATGAAATCTCGCGGACACCAGCCTAAGCCTCCAACTGTTGCTGGCCCTTGTAATACATACGGTTTTGAGTAA
- the LOC113809312 gene encoding copine-8 isoform X1 yields MNRRMQAGGTSPMGQPPGPPQVVPMSKVELSVSAKDLKNKDVMSKSDPVCVIYMKETGQDRFYEIGRTEMVKDSLSPQWMRKFEVDYRFEERQVLKFAVFDWDNKSTSTDNQDSLGSVECSLGEIMASQGSQLSKTIQGGSGVLLVQGDEMSASKEVVTMNFSGSGLDKKDTFGKSDPFLIFYRCNDNSSYLPVHKTEYIKKTLDPVWKPIIVPARILCAGDQNRSIKIECYDWDSDGGHDLIGECYTNLARLQEGPGTSNAYQLINPKKKAKKSSYKDSGKLILNSITTHVEPTFLDYIRGGTQIHFTVAVDFTASNGDPRTQGSLHYRQAGVDNQYSLAIKSVGEIIQDYDSDKMFPALGFGGRIPPNWEVSHEFFLNGTADSPYCQGVAGILQAYYHSLQTVGLYGPTNFSPVINHVAQFARSHQDGNNYFVLLIITDGIITDLPDTRKALVSVSSLPMSVIIVGVGNEDFSAMEQLDGDEQRLSFGGRYAERDIVQFVELRKHLTVGSSGQYSQARLAKDVLAEIPQQMVSWMKSRGHQPKPPTVAGPCNTYGFE; encoded by the exons CAGAATGCAGGCTGGTGGTACTTCACCCATGGGGCAGCCCCCAGGTCCCCCTCAGGTTGTGCCAATGTCAAAAGTTGAGCTGTCTGTGTCAGCCAA GGATCTGAAAAATAAGGACGTGATGAGCAAAAGTGACCCTGTCTGTGTGATCTACATGAAGGAGACTGGACAGGACCGATTTTATGAAATTGGCCGCACTGAGATGGTCAAGGACTCCCTTAGCCCACAGTGGATGCGCAAGTTTGAGGTTGATTATCGGTTTGAGGAGAGACAG gTCCTTAAATTTGCAGTATTTGACTGGGATAACAAGAGCACAAGCACAGACAATCAGGACTCTCTAGGAAGTGTGGAATGCTCCTTAGGGGAAATTATGGCTAGTCAAGGCTCACAG CTAAGCAAGACAATTCAGGGTGGGAGTGGAGTTTTGCTAGTGCAAGGTGATGAAATGTCAGCTTCAAAAGAAGTTGTGACAATGAACTTCTCTGGTTCTGGCCTTGACAAGAAGGATACCTTTGGGAAGAGCGACCCATTCCTTATCTTTTACCGCTGCAATGACAACAGCTCTTATCTCCCTGTCCATAAAACTGAGTATATCAAGAAGACATTGGATCCGGTCTGGAAACCAATAATTGTACCTGCGAGGATTCTCTGTGCTGGAGACCAGAATCGGAGCATCAAGATTGAATGCTATGACTGGGACTCAGATGGAGGTCATGACCTGATTGGTGAATGTTACACCAACCTAGCAAG ACTTCAGGAAGGTCCTGGGACCAGCAATGCCTACCAGCTGATCAATCccaagaaaaaggcaaagaagtCATCATATAAGGACTCAGGAAAGCTGATTCTTAACTCAATAACAACCCATGTGGAGCCAACCTTCTTGGACTACATCCGTGGTGGAACTCAGATCCACTTCACAGTTGCAGTAGATTTCACAGCTTCCAATGGTGATCCTCGCACTCAAGGGTCTCTCCACTATCGCCAAGCAGGAGTGGACAACCAGTACTCTCTGGCAATCAAGTCTGTTGGAGAGATCATTCAGGACTATGATTCAG ataAGATGTTTCCTGCCCTTGGCTTTGGTGGCCGTATTCCTCCTAATTGGGAAGTGAGCCACGAGTTCTTCCTTAATGGTACTGCAGACAGCCCTTATTGCCAGGGTGTGGCAGGGATACTCCAGGCTTATTACCATTCATTACAGACAG TTGGTCTGTATGGCCCTACCAACTTCTCCCCAGTGATAAATCATGTGGCTCAATTTGCAAGAAGTCACCAAGATGGGAAcaattattttgttcttttgattATCACTGATGGCATCATCACTG ATCTGCCAGACACTCGCAAGGCTTTAGTTTCCGTCTCTAGCCTACCCATGTCTGTGATCATCGTTGGGGTGGGTAATGAAGACTTCTCGGCAATGGAGCAGCTGGATGGTGATGAGCAGAGACTCAGCTTTGGAGGAAGATATGCCGAGAGAGATATTGTCCAGTTCGTAG AGCTAAGAAAGCATTTGACCGTAGGCTCGAGCGGTCAATACAGCCAAGCCAGACTAGCCAAAGATGTCCTGGCAGAAATCCCTCAGCAGATGGTATCTTGGATGAAATCTCGCGGACACCAGCCTAAGCCTCCAACTGTTGCTGGCCCTTGTAATACATACGGTTTTGAGTAA
- the LOC113809312 gene encoding copine-8 isoform X3, giving the protein MQAGGTSPMGQPPGPPQVVPMSKVELSVSAKDLKNKDVMSKSDPVCVIYMKETGQDRFYEIGRTEMVKDSLSPQWMRKFEVDYRFEERQVLKFAVFDWDNKSTSTDNQDSLGSVECSLGEIMASQGSQLSKTIQGGSGVLLVQGDEMSASKEVVTMNFSGSGLDKKDTFGKSDPFLIFYRCNDNSSYLPVHKTEYIKKTLDPVWKPIIVPARILCAGDQNRSIKIECYDWDSDGGHDLIGECYTNLARLQEGPGTSNAYQLINPKKKAKKSSYKDSGKLILNSITTHVEPTFLDYIRGGTQIHFTVAVDFTASNGDPRTQGSLHYRQAGVDNQYSLAIKSVGEIIQDYDSDKMFPALGFGGRIPPNWEVSHEFFLNGTADSPYCQGVAGILQAYYHSLQTVGLYGPTNFSPVINHVAQFARSHQDGNNYFVLLIITDGIITDLPDTRKALVSVSSLPMSVIIVGVGNEDFSAMEQLDGDEQRLSFGGRYAERDIVQFVELRKHLTVGSSGQYSQARLAKDVLAEIPQQMVSWMKSRGHQPKPPTVAGPCNTYGFE; this is encoded by the exons ATGCAGGCTGGTGGTACTTCACCCATGGGGCAGCCCCCAGGTCCCCCTCAGGTTGTGCCAATGTCAAAAGTTGAGCTGTCTGTGTCAGCCAA GGATCTGAAAAATAAGGACGTGATGAGCAAAAGTGACCCTGTCTGTGTGATCTACATGAAGGAGACTGGACAGGACCGATTTTATGAAATTGGCCGCACTGAGATGGTCAAGGACTCCCTTAGCCCACAGTGGATGCGCAAGTTTGAGGTTGATTATCGGTTTGAGGAGAGACAG gTCCTTAAATTTGCAGTATTTGACTGGGATAACAAGAGCACAAGCACAGACAATCAGGACTCTCTAGGAAGTGTGGAATGCTCCTTAGGGGAAATTATGGCTAGTCAAGGCTCACAG CTAAGCAAGACAATTCAGGGTGGGAGTGGAGTTTTGCTAGTGCAAGGTGATGAAATGTCAGCTTCAAAAGAAGTTGTGACAATGAACTTCTCTGGTTCTGGCCTTGACAAGAAGGATACCTTTGGGAAGAGCGACCCATTCCTTATCTTTTACCGCTGCAATGACAACAGCTCTTATCTCCCTGTCCATAAAACTGAGTATATCAAGAAGACATTGGATCCGGTCTGGAAACCAATAATTGTACCTGCGAGGATTCTCTGTGCTGGAGACCAGAATCGGAGCATCAAGATTGAATGCTATGACTGGGACTCAGATGGAGGTCATGACCTGATTGGTGAATGTTACACCAACCTAGCAAG ACTTCAGGAAGGTCCTGGGACCAGCAATGCCTACCAGCTGATCAATCccaagaaaaaggcaaagaagtCATCATATAAGGACTCAGGAAAGCTGATTCTTAACTCAATAACAACCCATGTGGAGCCAACCTTCTTGGACTACATCCGTGGTGGAACTCAGATCCACTTCACAGTTGCAGTAGATTTCACAGCTTCCAATGGTGATCCTCGCACTCAAGGGTCTCTCCACTATCGCCAAGCAGGAGTGGACAACCAGTACTCTCTGGCAATCAAGTCTGTTGGAGAGATCATTCAGGACTATGATTCAG ataAGATGTTTCCTGCCCTTGGCTTTGGTGGCCGTATTCCTCCTAATTGGGAAGTGAGCCACGAGTTCTTCCTTAATGGTACTGCAGACAGCCCTTATTGCCAGGGTGTGGCAGGGATACTCCAGGCTTATTACCATTCATTACAGACAG TTGGTCTGTATGGCCCTACCAACTTCTCCCCAGTGATAAATCATGTGGCTCAATTTGCAAGAAGTCACCAAGATGGGAAcaattattttgttcttttgattATCACTGATGGCATCATCACTG ATCTGCCAGACACTCGCAAGGCTTTAGTTTCCGTCTCTAGCCTACCCATGTCTGTGATCATCGTTGGGGTGGGTAATGAAGACTTCTCGGCAATGGAGCAGCTGGATGGTGATGAGCAGAGACTCAGCTTTGGAGGAAGATATGCCGAGAGAGATATTGTCCAGTTCGTAG AGCTAAGAAAGCATTTGACCGTAGGCTCGAGCGGTCAATACAGCCAAGCCAGACTAGCCAAAGATGTCCTGGCAGAAATCCCTCAGCAGATGGTATCTTGGATGAAATCTCGCGGACACCAGCCTAAGCCTCCAACTGTTGCTGGCCCTTGTAATACATACGGTTTTGAGTAA